The following is a genomic window from Campylobacter lari subsp. lari.
GTAAAGATATGAAATTTTCTTTTTGAGCAAATGATATTTTCTTTGGATTTTTTAAAGCTGTGTAAATTTTTAATGATGTTTTTACCAAGCTCTTGCATAGCTAGTGGCATAGGGTGGAATTTATAGTTTTGATCAAAATCATAAAGATTATTTTTTTGGTAGTAAAGATCTACATCGATTAGATTAAAACCATAATGAGCACAATTTTTCCTATGAGCTTCATTGATAGCTTTTGATTTATCATTACAAGCTGGTATGGGGAGCATAAGCACTATAGTAATTTTGTTTGCTTTGTAAAGTTCTTCGTAAAAATAATCAATATTTCTAAGTATAATATTTAAGCTCATAGGGCTTAAATAATCATTGATATTTGATTCGCTGATGAGAAAATCACTGTTGATTATAGTTTTTTTATGGCGTATTAACTCATAAAGATTTTGCAAAGAAGTACTAAGTCCTAAAGCGTAATTATGTAGTGTAATGTTTTTATTTTCAAGGCCTATTCTAAGACCATTTTTAACTACACTATTACTACCACCTAGTAAGATTATATCCATAAGTTCTTTCTTGTTTTTATAATTTTTTATTTATTTTATAAAATATTTTTTAATGAATAATTTCAGAGTAAAAACCCCTCATTTTGCCTTTAAATAAGCATTTGACAAAGATAACAACTTTAGCTATATTTTTAAATTCATTTTGAGTTTATTTGGGATTTGAATGGATAAATTGTGTCAAAAAAGAGATGTTTTTTATATAGCTGGTTATGATCCTAGAGGATATAGGCATTATTATGCTATGTTTAAAAAAAATTTAGCCGAGCAAAATGTTCTTTTAAATTATGATTATACTTTATCAAAAGCTCAAGTTAATATTTATCCTTTTTGGCAAATTCAAACCCCACATACAAGTACTTCTTACACCTTTTTAAGCTGGAATGATATAGTCAAAAAAAACTGGTCAGAGGGTATAAAAGATGCCTTGAGTGATTGTTATAGTTTTTTTAGAATTTATACCATCACAGGGCTTTTTTTAAAATTTGGTAAAGAATCCCCGCACCAACTTATCACAGGTTATTATCCATTTTTTTATGTTCTTTTGAGTTTGATTTTTACTTTAGTTTGTGCTTTTGGAAGTTTATTTTATTTGCAAAATTTTCATATTATTTTAGGAATTTTAGCTTTTGTTTTATCGTTAGTGTTTTTACCAAAAATGCTTTATAAACTAGGCAAGAAATTAGCTGTTTTTTGGATAGCTAGAATTTGTTCTTTTTGTGCAAACTGGGAGAAAAATTCTCAAGGTGAACTTGAGTTAAGAATGGATGATTTTGCTAGAGTTATTTTTGAAAAACTAAAAGAAAATGTAAATGATAAAAATTATGAACTC
Proteins encoded in this region:
- a CDS encoding DUF829 domain-containing protein, translated to MDKLCQKRDVFYIAGYDPRGYRHYYAMFKKNLAEQNVLLNYDYTLSKAQVNIYPFWQIQTPHTSTSYTFLSWNDIVKKNWSEGIKDALSDCYSFFRIYTITGLFLKFGKESPHQLITGYYPFFYVLLSLIFTLVCAFGSLFYLQNFHIILGILAFVLSLVFLPKMLYKLGKKLAVFWIARICSFCANWEKNSQGELELRMDDFARVIFEKLKENVNDKNYELILSAHSVGTVLCINVLAKVLRKCEKENISFENLKVLTLGECIPLVSYQKRSFEFRKDLEYLGSKNLIWYDFTSIIDGACFAQVDFIRTSGVKAQFSPKYLSAKFHTLYKNKDYKKIKKDKYKAHFLYLFATQIQGVYNFFEFIIGKNKLEEKIK